The following nucleotide sequence is from Candidatus Dormiibacterota bacterium.
CCCGCCGCGACGCCGAGGATCATGGCGCTGAAGCCGGAGATCCACCCCGCGCCCGGGGTGATCGCCACCAGGCCGGCGATCATGCCGTTGATCATGCCGGTGGTCGACGGCTTGCCGGTGCGGACGATGTCGAGGATCATCCAGGTCAGCAGCGCCATGGCGGTGCAGACGTGGGTGTTGAGGATCGCCGCGGCGGCGTCGGCGTTGGCGAAGTAGGGATCGCCACCGTTGAAGCCCGACCAGCCCAGCCAGAGAAGGCCACCGCCGGCGACGGCCATCATCAGGTTGTTCGGCGTGCAGTTCTGCCGGTCCTTCATCAGCCGAGGCCCGACCACCGCGGCCGCGGTGAAGCCCGAGACCGCCGCGGCGACGTGGATGACGTAGCCGCCCGAATAGTCGAGGGCGCCGAGCTGGGCGAGCCAGCCACCGCCCCAGATCATGAAGGCGCCGACGCTGTAGACGCAGGTGATCCAGAGGGGGACGAAGATCATCCACGCCTTGAAGCTCATCCGGCCGAGCACCGCGCCGGCGAGGATGATCACGGTGATCGCCGCGAAGACGAACTGGAAGTAGACCAGCGTCGAGCCGGGGAAGTGCAGGTCGGGGATCAGCCCCGACAGCAGCGGGATCGCCGCCTGGTGCAGCTGGTCACCCGCGCCCAGCACGGGATGGGGCACGCCGACCAGGTTGCGGAAGAAGTTCGGGCCGCCTCCGCCCACGGGGGCGCCGAAGCTCATGTTGTAGGCGAAGAGGGTCCAGACCACGAGCGTCATCGCGAACGCGTAGACGACCATCAGCGCAGAGTTGACCGCCCACTTCCGCTTGACGATGCCTCCATAGAGGATCGCCAGGCCTGGGATGCTCATGATCCC
It contains:
- a CDS encoding ammonium transporter, coding for MTPSPNWLVPGDNAWQLISATLVGIMSIPGLAILYGGIVKRKWAVNSALMVVYAFAMTLVVWTLFAYNMSFGAPVGGGGPNFFRNLVGVPHPVLGAGDQLHQAAIPLLSGLIPDLHFPGSTLVYFQFVFAAITVIILAGAVLGRMSFKAWMIFVPLWITCVYSVGAFMIWGGGWLAQLGALDYSGGYVIHVAAAVSGFTAAAVVGPRLMKDRQNCTPNNLMMAVAGGGLLWLGWSGFNGGDPYFANADAAAAILNTHVCTAMALLTWMILDIVRTGKPSTTGMINGMIAGLVAITPGAGWISGFSAMILGVAAG